The DNA window CTGCAGAGGCTGAACTCCTGGCTAAGCAGACTGGATGTGACAAAACATTACATTACTAACACACCCCTCAAAGAACAAAGGAACTCAAAAATACAATAAAAGGTCGGGATGTAAATAGCTGCAGACCTAAGGGCTAAAACCGTAATATCAACAAACCTCCCAGCCCAACAAAGAGAAGGAGACAAGACATTACGATTTACAAAACAACCGCGTGACTGTTTGACCAGGAACCGGGCCACCACATCAACAAACGGAAGGAAAGGCTAAGGGGAAAAAGTTAGCACCAATCACGTCGTTCCACGTCATCAAAAAGCCAATGCCCTCTCGCCACGCGGAGGACGACCACGTCCACGTGTACACGGGCCTTCCGCCCTTAGTCTATATGGTTAATGAGACACGTGATGCAAAAATTTCAAGCTCAATTTGCTTCAACACAAGCCGGAACCATATACTGCAAAAGTTATCCGCTTTATCTAtcactttaaatttttttatttttttattttttgtttttttttttatcaaaacgGCAACATTTATCTATCACTTTAATTAAACGTAACAACTCATACTCCTAAAATCAATTTTCCTTTCAACTTTGCCTTTAAGGGCAGCAAAAAAGAACTCTAAAATCCCATTTTCTTCATTATGCTTAACTGGAAAATGAAATCACTAGAACCCATCACAAATTAAATGATCTGCTGATCATAACAATAAAGTATCATTTTAACTTTGCCAAAATCATAAACACTGTTCAAGCAGCACAAAGCAAACATTTCTGAACTCTCTCATAATACATGAAATATTACCATAATCAACATCTAATACTGATattcatattcatattaaacACATCCCATAGTCTAACATAACATTCATCAACACCTCAACTCCCTAAGCACCACAAAAAAACCCCATAACCCAAAAACATCCAAACTACTAATCTCAAAACCCAATAGGCCATAAACAAGTACTATTAGGGAGTATATTTACCCACTGTTGATCCTAGATTAATCCTCATATTCATCGGCATCCAAACGCCTGCCAATctcaaaggaaacaaaagcATCCACACAGGCATACTGGACTTGATCAGGATTCAACCAGCGGCTATCCCACCTACCCATAGTCACCCATCTGGGCTTCTGAACTTCTCTCCCAAGCACCAATCTAGCCAGCTCTTTCATCCCAGCATTTCTCAGTTCCTTCCTATCATACTCACCAGCAGCCAACCGACGCAAGTCCACAATCCTCCCACTAACTTCCAGCCCATAATCCCCCTCCAGATTCTGAACATCGTTCTGGATCCCAACTCCGACGAAAGTGTAGTCCTCCTTGGCGAGAAAATCTCGGAGATCCTCGGGAATGAACTCGTCCTCGTTGTACTCGCGGGAACAGCGGAGGATTTGGAAGACGAGGCAACGGCGGCCCACGCAGAGCTGGAGAGTGGCGACTGGGTTCCTGTGGTACTTGCTGAAGCTGGGACGCCACTCAACGTCGAGGCCGACGATGAGGTTGTTCAGACGATGGCGGTGGATTCTCTGGGTGTGGGAGAGCCAGCGTGAGACTTGGGAAGGGTCGTGGGTGACCATTGTGTTGATGCGGTCGGAGTAGAAGTAGATGTCGTAGAAGTCGTGGCTGTCGTCAGGGATGTCGTGATCCACTATTCCGATTTCCATGGCTGATGGAGTGTGTTTTCAGTGTGTgactctgtgtgtgtgtgtctgtgtGTGTCTGTGTGTTTCTTTGGCGGTTGGGAGCGGATGGATCAGCGGAGTGCGTTTTGAGGGAGAATTTTTTGGCCTTTTCGAAGCTgggaagaaaatggaaactCCCGATGGAAAAAGTTGATAAAGCCAGAATGGGGTCAATTACCGTATGAACTGTACAAAGTACAATGCACTACTATGTATTTAGTATACTAGGGAGGGACCGCCCCGCGACGCGCGGGAATTTGGTGCTTGTGATTCaagataattaataattattgtataagaattgaagtatgatgattttatcatgtgattttaatagaaaaatcataagttaCATAATGagtcaaaaaaaataatatgcaATGAGACATCCTTATcgttatactatataagaatccGTTGTGATCAAAGGTTATGTTTGAATTTCAACTGCAAAGATAAggatagtttgaaaatgtaaaaatgtttgaagtgcaattgaaaagtATCCAAAGGTCTCTTCTAAAACTTTTTCAAGATGataaaacattttaaagtatcaattggacCCTTCATCTCTCGAATCTATATATGTTCGTGAAAGATTCCTCAAGCAATGCTTCTGTTTTCTCCCTCGACTTAAGCTCAACCTGAATTATCAAGTCAAGTTTATCCATCAATCACTTTGCATCcaatctaatctaaaataattttatttttgactaactatttatataatttggtgGGCATAATACGACTTAATCACATGTTTCTTACAAAGATAATAATGCCCAAAAATGCTAGATAGATAAGAAACTTAAGTggtttttttcaaaattttgtagaaactaTTCAAATTTGGTGTTTTTTGCTAGGGGCATTTCTTTATAATCTCATAAATAAGTTCAAATTTGCATAATTGTTAAAGATCTGAATTGAAACTATcttgattataaaaaattggtgcaaataatattttctaaaattgaaattgtagaaaatggtAACTAAAATCAGAAGAAATTCCTCATA is part of the Coffea eugenioides isolate CCC68of chromosome 6, Ceug_1.0, whole genome shotgun sequence genome and encodes:
- the LOC113776312 gene encoding Werner Syndrome-like exonuclease, giving the protein MEIGIVDHDIPDDSHDFYDIYFYSDRINTMVTHDPSQVSRWLSHTQRIHRHRLNNLIVGLDVEWRPSFSKYHRNPVATLQLCVGRRCLVFQILRCSREYNEDEFIPEDLRDFLAKEDYTFVGVGIQNDVQNLEGDYGLEVSGRIVDLRRLAAGEYDRKELRNAGMKELARLVLGREVQKPRWVTMGRWDSRWLNPDQVQYACVDAFVSFEIGRRLDADEYED